The following are from one region of the Polaribacter marinaquae genome:
- a CDS encoding OmpA family protein: protein MKKTIQITIVLLFSSLTILGQTKETKKADTYFENLSYVFAAEAYEKLASENATEHVLQRLADSYYFNVNMQNASSAYERLFNKYPNQSPEHIFRYAQTLRSVGKFDASNLWMKKFHEQKQNDSRGENFTNKEVTLDELKNGKPNFTVVNQRSINTKYSDFGVTDYGNTILFSSPRERNLFVKRSHTRNDKYFLDIFKVVKEKITTVEGDDSEVRPMFSDEVNSKYHESSVSFSPDKKTMYFTRNNYVAGKYKVDKEGYNNLKILKAEWNYNKWDNVVELPFNSSEYSVGHPSVSKDGKKLYFVSDMPGGVGGTDIYVVEIKENGGFGEVQNLGTTVNTEGREMFPFISDDDVLYFSSDGHFGIGALDIFSTKKENGTYTKPENLKAPVNSKLDDFAFSINSITKKGYLSSNREGGLGDDDIYAVESLIEPEFTPCVQIVSGFVKDKKFHNILPGAKLVLKDDKGEIIEEIYADANAKFTFSLPCNKKYTLKATKEYSQPDTVSFDTTSDKTVDLKLDFDLKVISDFTYNERGELIIKIRPIYFDYNKSNIREDAAIELDKIVKIMKKYEKLVIRSSSHTDARGNEAYNEALSDRRAKSSVAYIINKGISNYRISGKGFGETRLVNNCVDNNSHTNTVKCSEEQHQANRRTEFVIIKM, encoded by the coding sequence ATGAAAAAAACAATACAAATTACAATCGTACTTTTATTTAGTTCTTTAACCATACTTGGGCAAACTAAAGAAACTAAAAAAGCAGATACTTACTTTGAAAACTTATCTTATGTTTTTGCTGCAGAAGCTTATGAGAAATTAGCATCAGAAAATGCAACAGAGCATGTTTTGCAAAGACTTGCAGATAGTTATTATTTTAATGTGAATATGCAAAATGCCTCGAGTGCTTATGAGCGTTTATTTAATAAGTACCCTAATCAATCCCCAGAGCACATTTTTAGATATGCGCAAACCTTAAGAAGTGTTGGTAAATTTGATGCATCTAATTTATGGATGAAAAAATTTCATGAACAAAAGCAAAATGATTCTAGAGGAGAAAACTTTACAAACAAAGAAGTAACCTTAGATGAATTAAAAAACGGAAAACCAAATTTTACAGTAGTTAACCAAAGAAGTATCAATACAAAATATTCAGATTTTGGAGTGACTGACTACGGTAATACAATTTTATTTTCTTCACCAAGAGAAAGAAATTTATTTGTAAAAAGAAGCCATACAAGAAACGATAAATATTTTCTAGATATTTTTAAAGTTGTTAAAGAAAAAATTACAACTGTAGAAGGAGATGATTCTGAAGTGAGACCAATGTTTTCTGATGAGGTAAACTCTAAATATCACGAATCTTCTGTTAGTTTTTCTCCGGATAAAAAAACAATGTATTTTACAAGAAACAATTATGTAGCAGGTAAATATAAAGTTGACAAAGAAGGGTATAATAATTTAAAAATTTTAAAAGCAGAATGGAACTACAATAAATGGGATAACGTAGTAGAATTACCATTTAATAGTAGCGAATATTCTGTGGGTCATCCATCTGTTAGTAAAGATGGTAAAAAATTATATTTTGTTTCTGATATGCCTGGTGGAGTTGGAGGTACAGATATTTATGTGGTAGAAATTAAAGAAAATGGTGGCTTTGGCGAAGTTCAGAATTTAGGAACTACCGTAAATACAGAAGGTAGAGAAATGTTTCCTTTTATTTCTGATGACGATGTACTATATTTTTCTTCGGATGGTCATTTTGGTATAGGAGCTTTAGATATTTTTTCAACAAAAAAAGAAAATGGAACATACACCAAGCCAGAAAATTTAAAAGCACCAGTAAATTCTAAATTAGATGATTTTGCTTTTTCTATCAATTCAATTACAAAAAAAGGATATTTATCTTCTAATAGAGAAGGTGGTTTAGGAGATGATGATATTTATGCTGTAGAATCGCTTATCGAGCCAGAATTTACACCATGCGTACAAATTGTTTCAGGTTTTGTAAAAGATAAGAAATTTCATAATATTTTACCCGGCGCTAAGCTTGTTTTAAAAGACGATAAAGGCGAAATTATAGAAGAAATTTATGCAGACGCAAATGCAAAATTTACATTTAGCTTGCCATGTAATAAAAAATATACTTTAAAAGCAACAAAAGAGTATTCCCAACCAGATACTGTATCTTTTGATACTACATCAGATAAAACAGTAGATTTAAAATTAGATTTTGATTTAAAAGTTATATCAGACTTTACTTATAACGAAAGAGGAGAATTGATAATTAAAATTAGACCAATTTATTTTGATTATAACAAATCTAACATTAGAGAAGATGCTGCAATAGAGTTAGATAAAATTGTTAAAATCATGAAAAAATATGAAAAACTAGTAATTAGATCTAGTTCTCATACAGATGCTAGAGGTAATGAAGCATACAATGAAGCGTTATCAGATAGAAGAGCAAAATCTTCTGTAGCTTATATAATTAATAAAGGAATTTCTAATTATAGAATTTCTGGAAAAGGC
- a CDS encoding PorP/SprF family type IX secretion system membrane protein — translation MKKLIVIITVLLFTVSVKAQQDPQYTQYMYNMNIINPAYAGSYDVLSVNLLGRSQWVGIDGAPRTLTLGINSPVGKNVGLGFSVIVDEIGPVEEQNVYGDFSYTLKVGENANLALGIKAGFTFFNVCLPCLNTVNDNDQAFINQNANKILPNLGAGAFYYTDKFYAGLSIPNLLQTFHFEKEGGQVTRASERKHFFLTTGYVFDLSDDVKLKPSTMVKAAEGAPLSIDFSGNVLLYDKLEFGLSYRLDESVSALINVRASKSLRIGYAYDYTLTNLGNFNSGSHEVFVLFNFDFERNKIKSPRFF, via the coding sequence ATGAAAAAATTAATTGTAATAATTACAGTGCTATTATTTACTGTTTCTGTAAAAGCACAACAAGACCCTCAGTATACACAATATATGTATAACATGAATATCATAAACCCAGCTTATGCTGGGTCATATGATGTTCTAAGTGTAAATCTTTTAGGTAGATCACAATGGGTTGGTATAGACGGAGCACCAAGAACATTAACATTAGGGATAAATTCTCCAGTAGGTAAAAATGTTGGTTTAGGCTTTTCTGTTATTGTAGACGAAATAGGTCCGGTAGAAGAACAAAATGTATACGGAGATTTTTCTTACACATTAAAAGTGGGTGAAAATGCAAATTTAGCTTTAGGTATTAAAGCAGGCTTTACGTTTTTTAATGTTTGTTTGCCGTGTTTAAACACTGTAAATGATAATGATCAAGCATTTATAAATCAGAATGCAAATAAAATTTTACCAAACTTAGGCGCAGGTGCATTTTATTATACCGATAAGTTTTATGCAGGTTTATCAATACCAAATCTTTTACAAACATTTCATTTCGAAAAAGAAGGTGGTCAAGTAACAAGAGCATCAGAAAGAAAACACTTTTTTTTAACAACAGGTTATGTTTTCGATTTATCTGATGATGTTAAATTAAAACCATCTACGATGGTAAAGGCTGCAGAAGGTGCACCATTATCAATAGATTTTTCTGGAAATGTACTTTTATATGACAAATTAGAATTTGGGCTTTCTTACAGATTAGATGAATCTGTTTCTGCATTAATAAATGTAAGAGCATCAAAAAGTTTAAGAATAGGTTATGCTTATGATTATACATTAACAAACTTGGGTAATTTTAACTCTGGTTCGCATGAAGTTTTTGTGCTATTTAATTTCGATTTTGAAAGAAATAAAATTAAATCTCCAAGATTCTTTTAG